The DNA sequence GTATGGATTTGACTGCCCCTGAATTAACAAAATTACCCAGCATTGTTGTGGTTGTTGATGAATTTGCCGATATGATGATGATTGTGGGTAAAAAATGTGAGGAGTTAATTACCCGTATTGCACAAAAAGCACGTGCCGCCGGCATTCACTTAATTTTAGCGACACAGCGTCCTTCGGTAGACGTTATCACCGGCTTAATTAAAGCAAACATTCCTACTCGAATTGCATTCCAAGTCTCGAGTAAAATCGACTCAAGGACTATTTTAGGCATGCAGGGTGCTGAAACCCTGTTAGGTCACGGTGATATGTTATATATGCCACCCGGGGTTGGCGTGCCGACACGTGTACATGGTGCCTTTGTTGATGACCATGAAGTCCACCGTGTTGTTGCGGATTGGAAAAAACGCGGTGAGCCGAATTATGTACAGGAGATCATCGATGGTGACAGTGGCTTAGATATGTTGTTACCTGGTGAGGAAGCTGAAGGTGCTAACGAGATTGATGCTTTATTTGATGAAGTAGTTGAATTTATTACCGAAACTCGTAAAGTATCAATATCAAGTATTCAGCGTAAATTTAGAATTGGTTACAATCGCTCGGCGCGTTTGGTGGATCAACTTCAAGCACAAGGTGTGATCAGTGCACCATCAGGTGCCAATAGTAATCGCGATGTTCTCGCTCCGCCTCCCGTTAAGGATTAATGTATGAAAAAAATAGTTATTGTCATTTCCATCTTGTTAACGTCATTTTTGTCTTCTGCTGTTTCGGCAGCGACAGATAGTCAATTATTAAAAGAAAAATTAGCCAAATTTAGTTTTATTAATGCTGAATTTTCACAACAAGTGAGCAGTCCGGAAGGCAAAATATTAGATGATAGTCAGGGCATGTTAGCTATTTCGCGTCCGGGTAAATTTCGCTGGGAAGTGCTTATGCCAGAAGAGGAATTAATTGTCTCCGATGGTCAAACCATGTGGATGTACAGTCCCTTTATTGAACAGGTCACCCTGCTTAATTTAAGTGATGCAATACAAGGCACCCCCTTTATACTGCTTTCCGGGGCTAATGAGTCGCAATGGGCTGACTATCAGGTAAATAAAGTTAATGATCAATTCATCGTCAAGAATATTGCCGGCACCGTTCAGGATAGATCTTTTATCTTTGAGTTTAATAAATCAAGTCAGGTTAGCAAGTTTGTGGTTATTGAAGCGCTGGGACAACGCAGTGAGTTTAAATTGAGTCATAAAGTCTTATCTAAGCCCTGGGTGGAAGGCTTTTTTGATTTTAGCATCCCAGCAGGTGTTGAAATAGATGATCAACGTTAATGAAAGATCTTTTTGAATTTAATAATGATTTTCAGCCATTAGCGGCACGAATGCGGCCAAAATTTTTTTCAAATTACATTGGCCAGGCACATATTATCGGTGCCGGTAAACCGTTACGCAATGCATTAGAAAATGGTGCTGCGCACTCCATGATTTTATGGGGTCCGCCCGGTACGGGTAAAACAACCTTAGCAGAATTAATAGCATCCTACTGTGATGCGCATGTAGAGCGTCTTTCGGCGGTGACCTCGGGGATTAAAGAAATACGTGCTGCGATTGAAATTGCCCAACAAAATCGCACTAATGGTATTCGTACCTTGTTGTTTGTTGATGAAGTACATCGTTTTAACAAGGCCCAGCAGGATGCTTTTCTGCCCTATATTGAAGATGGCACTATCTTATTTATTGGTGCAACGACGGAAAATCCTTCCTTCGAGCTCAATAATGCATTGTTATCCAGAGCGCGGATCTATTTATTAAAAAAACTCAGTGAAGCTGAAATCATCGCTGTGATTGATCAGGCTTGTTCTTCAGTCGATGGACTCGCAAATAAAAACATTCAATTTGTGGGTGATGTAAAAGAAAAATTAGCGCAACTTGTACAAGGGGATGCCAGAAAAGCCCTTAATTATCTCGAATTATTGGCAGATATGGCCATTGATTCTGAGCAAAGTTTATCCATTAATCTAGATCTCTTAAAGGAGATAGCAGGTCGTGAAGGGGTTAGCTTTGATAAAAAAGGGGATCTTTTTTACGATTTAATATCGGCCTTTCATAAATCAGTGCGTGGTTCAGATCCCGATGCTGCACTTTATTGGTATGCGCGTATGCTCGCTGGTGGATGTGATCCGCTGTATGTGGCGCGCAGGTTATTAGCAATTGCATCGGAAGACATTGGTAATGCCGATCCGCGGGCGATGCAAATTGCAATAAATGCCTGGGATTGTTTTGCCCGCGTTGGACCCTATGAAGGTGAGCGGGCAATTGCTCAGGCGATTGTCTACTGCGCCAGTGCACCTAAAAGTAATGCCGTCTATACGGCCTTTGCCAATGCTAAGCAAGCGGTGAAAGATTTTCCTGAATATGAAGTGCCATTACATCTTCGTAATGCACCGACTAAATTAATGAAGGAACTTGACCATAGTTTAGGTTATCGTTATGCGCATGAGGAAGACGGCGCATTTGCTGCCGGTGAAGTTTATCTGCCGGAAGCCTTACAGGGCACTAAGTTTTATCGAGCAACAGATCGTGGTTTTGAAAAGCAAATTGCCGCCAAACTTAATTATTTAGATGAGTTAAACCAGCAAAGTAATAATAAACGTTATTAGTAATTATATCGCTTATGGGATAATTTTTATAGGGTGTTAATAGTGCAACAGAGACAGAGTATGAGACATTTTTATGAATAGTATGGTTATAAATCTAGCCTTGGTGGCCAGCGGGGGAGCGATTGGGGCGACATTACGCTATTTAATCGGAATTGGAGTAATAAGCCTCTTTGGAAAAAGTTTTCCATTTGCTACACTCTCGGTCAATATCATTGGCTCGTTGATTATGGGTTGTCTTTTTCAACTTGTTCAGCAGGAAACCATTTCGGCATCTCCCTGGTGGCCGTTAGTTGGCGTTGGATTTTTAGGTGCATTAACCACCTTTTCAACGTTTTCAATGGATAATTTACTGCTATTGCAACAGGGTGAGTTATTTAAAGCGATGCTAAATATCGCATTAAATGTTGTGGTCTGCCTTTTCGCCGCATATGTTGGCACATTATTAGTCTTTAAAAGTTAGGAAGAAGCATGTTAGATCCAAAATTTTTACGTAACGATATAGAACAAACTGCATTACGATTAGCTTCTCGTGGATATACTTTAGATGTTGAATTATTAAATCAACTGGAAGAAAAAAGGAAAATTCTACAGATTACCACTGAAACCTTACAAGCCGAGCGTAATAGCCGTTCTAAAGAGGTTGGCCAAGCGGCAAAACGGGGTGAAGATATTACCCCGCTGCGCACTGAAATGGGCTTATTAGGCGAAAGATTAGACAGTGCCAAAGAAGATTTTGCACTGTTAGCAGAGCAGATTAAAAGTTTGGCATACAGTATGCCTAATTTACCGCATGAATCAGCACCTCTTGGTAAAGATGAAAGTGAAAATGTAGAAATATTAAAATGGGGTGAGCCGAAGAAGTTTGATTTTGAAGTCAAAGATCATGTTGATTTGGGCGAAGCCTTAGACGGTTTAGATTTTAAATCGGCCGTTAAAATCAGCGGCTCACGTTTTATTGTTATGCGCGGTAAAATCGCTAAATTACACCGCGCTTTAGCGCAGTATATGCTAGATCTTCACACCGATCATCATGGTTATACAGAGATGTATGTCCCTTATCTGGTCAATGCTGATAGTTTATACGGTACCGGGCAGCTGCCTAAATTTGGTGATGACTTGTTTAATACTAAGCCGGCAACAGAAGAAGGCATTGGTATGTCACTTATCCCAACGGCTGAAGTTCCGCTGACTAATATGAGCCGGGATATGATCTATGATGAATCTGATTTGCCGCTTAAATTAACGGCCCATACCCCTTGTTTCAGAAGTGAAGCGGGATCCTATGGTCGTGATACGCGTGGTTTAATTCGTCAGCATCAGTTTGATAAAGTTGAAATGGTGCAGTTTGTGCATCCTGAAAAAAGTTTTGAAGCATTGGAAGAGTTAACCGGGCATGCCGAACAGGTATTAAAAAATCTGCAATTACCTTACCGTAAAGTGGTTTTATGTACTGGTGATATGGGCTTTGGCGCAACTAAAACCTATGACTTGGAGGTGTGGTTGCCTGCACAAGATCAATATCGAGAAATTTCATCTTGCTCAAATATTGGTGATTTTCAGGCGCGCCGTTTGCAGGCGCGTTTCCGCCCGACAGGTGCTAAAAAGCCGGAGTTATTACACACTCTAAACGGCTCTGGGTTAGCAGTGGGTCGTACTTTGGTTGCTGTGCTAGAAAACTACCAACTTGAGGATGGCAGTATTGAAATCCCGCAGGTGTTACAACAATATATGGGCGGCTTGACACATATCGGCTAGATATTCTCAAAAATTCAACCTTTGAACAGGTGCAGGGCACATTCTCGTCATCTTTAGCGGCGAAGCCCTGCAAAATACCAAATCCATTAAATTCATGCCCATTTATGCTTGTTAAAACACATGCTAGCTAGACATAAAACTACGCTTTAGTCTTTGTTATTAATTTGATTCATAACATCCTGTTATTCCCCACTACGTGGCCAGCTAAAGCTGTTCAAAATCGTTCCCTACGATTTTGTATAATTAGAACAACTAGTTACTGCAATCAATGCCTTGCTTTCATGCGTTTTTCCAGCGCCTAAATAGATCATCTAATTAGTGGAATTGGCATAATAATAAAATTTTGTAATGGCATTCTTTTGTTTTGCCGGTGAAGCTAAACGGCTTCTGACAACCTTCTAAAAATAACCTGTTCAATCACGCCTATCTCAGGCTTTCGGTCCGCATAAGACCGCATTTTAATTTCCCTCAATTTGTCATTCTTTGCGCTTTTTACTCCTGTGTTGATCAGAAACATGGTCAAAGAAGTGACGTAGTGAATAGAGCATAATTAAACTCGGAATAACCATTAAGGCGGTGATAATAAAAAACGTTGACCAGTCATTGAGAACATCTATCAATTGACCGCTAAATGACGCGAGCGTAGTACGTCCCAGATTACCTAATGAAGCCAATAGGGCATATTGGGTGGCAGAAAATGCGGTGCCGGTTAACAGGGTTAAAAATGAAACAAAAGCAACCGTTGAAAATGCGGTTGTAAAGTTATCCACTAGGATGGTGGCTAAGAAAAGAAGCTCATTCGGGCCCACATTTGCTATCCATGCAAACATCAAGTTGCTGGCTGCCATTGCCGTGCCACCAATCATTAAACCACGTACAATACCAAACTTAACGTTAAATACACTGCCCAGCAAGGTGAAGAAGATAGTTGCCCCCCAGCCAATAAGTTTTGAATAATGACCTATTTGCTCATTGCTAAAGCCTATCTCTTTATAAAAGACAATAGACATACGGCCAAGGAAAGCTTCACCAATTTTAAATAAGAAAACGAATAATAAAATAGTGAGTGCCACTTTAAGACCATTACGTTTAAAGAAATCCCAAAAAGGCTCAATCACAGTGACACTAAACCAGGTGGCCGCGTGAGACTTCATCACTTTGTTATATTTACCCTCGGCTTCCTGCTGTAAGGCTTCTCGTTCGGTTATTGGCTCCCCAACAAGCAGGGTAAACAACATTAATATTGCAACAACAACCGCCATTGCATAATAAACACCATTCCAACCCATACCGTCAGCATTCATAAAAGCGAAGTAGCCTGGCAGGGAATAACCTGTCCACCAACCGATCACTGCCATCGCAGCAGCTTGGGGTAATTTACTGGTTTGTTGTCTTGGAAAAGTATCTATTCGGTAGGCGTCAATAGCAATATCCTGCGTGGCAGAAAAGATAGCAATACCTAACGCAAGCATTGAGGTCAGCATCAGATTAGTTGCAGGATGCGTCCCTGCGATCAACAGTGTCAAAACCAAAATAAATGACTGGCAAAGGAATATCCAGCTGCGGCGTTGCCCCAGAATGGGATAAAGGATGGGTATTTTTACGCGATCGATCAACGGTGCCCAAAGAAAATTAAAGGCGTAAACAGTAAAAACTGAACCAAAATAACCGATTGCGGCACGTGTTAACCCGGCATCTTTTAACCAACCGGACATATTAGAGCCAATAAGAACCCAGGGAAAACCGCTTGAACAGGCAAGCATAAATACCCATAATAAGCGCTTATCTAAATAACTACGGAAGGTTGCCTTCCAAGATAGCGTTGTGCTCATTAAGTTTTCCTTTTTATTAAAGCCATACAGATAAGCACTATCTGCATAATGTTATAATTTTTGAATGGGTTTTACACCATCAGACCGTTAGAGAATGAACCTGCTGCCCGATTATTACAACTGGAATTTAGTGTTCGAACTGATGCCCGATTAATTCAAATCTCCAGCCCGTTAACAGCTTGGGTTTATTGGCTGTTTGTCTTTGCAGATTGGTTAATTTCCATAACCAGCTTAAATATTCGTTAATAACACGTTTAGAGGCAAGTAACTCAAGGGGTAAGTCATATTTTTCGGCGCAAAGCTGAATTTTATCGCGCATTGATTTCACCGTGCTTTTGTAAGCGGGAAAATCAACCAAACGGTTCACCAGAGGGGGATAAGTACTTTCATCTTGACTGATTACCTGGGTCATAATGGTTAAAATCTGTTGTCCATGAATCCGAATTTCATTGGGCAATAAATTTAAACGACGCAGATCGTCTAAAGAAGTGGGTTGATAATAAGCCAATAACCACAGGTGATCAGCTTTTACAACAAAGTTAAGCGCAAGATTACGTTCTTGTGCGGTGAGTAAACGCCATTTTGCTAATGCCTTTATAATAGCCAGTCCTTGGCGATCCAATTTAAATAAATTGTTAAGCAATTTATAGGCTTTGTCAGGATCTTGTTTCACCATTTTTTGAGCAAGTACACTTTGGCATTCTTGCTCAAAAAAAGGGAACATTTTTTTATTTTCAAGTTGTTGCTGCAGCTTCTCTAAGCAGGGTTGTAAATATAAAACGTCCACGCCGGCATAGTTTATTTGCTTTTCGCTTAAAGGACGCGCACACCAGTCTGTTCGTGATTCACCCTTGTCAACGATAACGGCCTCTAATGTTTCAACCATTTTAGCATAACCAAGAGAAGCGCCCATATTAAGAAAAGAGCATGCAATTTGGGTATCAAAAAGGGTGAAATTGAGATCACCTTTATGATCTCGTATTATTTCTAAATCTTCACTGCTGGCATGCAAAATTATATTTTTATTATCAATAGCCTGCCAAAAACTTGATAGGTCGCCAACCGCAATCGGATCGATTAAGGTGATTTGTGTATTTTGAGATATTTGTAACAAGCCTAAATTCGCTGCATAAGTGCGTGTGCGGACAAATTCTGTATCAAGTGAAATCGGGCTGCCATCAAGGGTTGCTATAAAATCATGCAATTGTGCTGTTGTCGTAATTATTTCAAATTGCATCGGTGCAACCTATATATTATTTTATTTAAAGAAGGGCTATATTACGTAATTAATTGCTAATCTGCCATTGATATTCACATTTGCCGTGCAGTTATCAATATTTACTATTAAATGAATAGATATTCTTAATAATTGCATAGGGAAAGCCTTTAAAATCTAAAAAAACAATAATAAGACTATTTAGATAGTCTCATTATTAATTAAATTTGAAGTTAATACTTTGATTTTAAATGGATTGTAGTCTGTATTTGTTAAGTCGGAAAATTGAATATATATTTCACTAGAATGCAGTATTTGATCTTGCTATATTGTTTTATTGACATCGATCAATTAGAATAAATTTTCTAAACGGAACTAAACAACCTATATCTGCTAGTGACTGTTATATGGTTTATCTCCTAGATGGTAGGGATTAATAGAAAGCATAGAGGTTGAAGGAAAATAATGACTAAAACAATGTATGAAAAAATCTGGGATGCGCATTTGGTTTATGAACCAGAGTCAGGCTCTCCAATTCTGTTTGTTGACCGACATCTAATGCATGAAGTGACTAGTCCACAAGCATTTGAAGGCCTTAAACTGCAAAATCGTGGTGTGCGCAATACGCACAGTATATTAGCCACAATGGATCATTGTGTTCCGACAAAAGGTCGTGCCGAAATTTCTGATCCTGTTGCAGCAAAACAGATTCAAACGATGGCTGTTAACTGTAAAGAACATGGTATAAACCTTTATGATATGAGCAATGCTAACAACGGTATTATTCATATCGTTGTGCCAGAGCATGGTTTTGTTCATCCTGGCATGGTTGTTTGTTGCGGTGATAGCCATACGTCAACACACGGTGCATTTGGTACACTCGCATTTGGTATCGGTACTTCTGAAGTTGAACATGTAATGGCAACACAAACATTACAACAACAAAAATCAAAAACCTTGCTTATAAATGTAGAAGGGACACTTTCTAAACATGCAACGGCTAAAGACATTGCATTGGCTATTATCGGTAAGACCGGTACTGCTGGCGGTACAGGTTATGTTATTGAATTTGCTGGTGATGCAGTTGTTAACCTGACTATGGAAGGTCGTATGACCCTCTGTAATATGGCAATAGAAGCGGGCGCTCGTGCAGGTCTTATTGCACCGGATCAAAAAACCTTTGATTTCCTTGAAGGCAAAGAGTTTGCACCTAAGGGCAAAGATTGGGATGCGGCTCTTGCTTATTGGAAAACGCTGCCTTCTGATAAGGGGGCTGATTTTGATAAAGTCATCAACTTTAAAGCTGAAGATATCGCACCGCAAGTTACCTGGGGGACTTCACCGGAACAGGTGATCTCAGTGAATGGAATCGTACCGGCACCTACTGATTTTGATGATCCGATTAAAGCACAGGCTTGTAAAAATGCCCTTGAATATATGAAAATTAAAGCCGGCCAGAAAATGACCGATGTTAATGTTGATATTGTATTTTTAGGCTCTTGTACTAACGGACGTATTGAAGATTTTCGTGCTGCTGCCGAGATGCTCAAAGGCAAAACCATTGCACCCGGTGTTCAGGCCATCGCAGTCCCTGGTTCTTACCCTGTAAAAGAACAAGCGGAAGCCGAAGGTTTAGATAAGATTTTTCTTGATGCTGGTTGGGAATGGCGTGAACCAGGTTGTTCAATGTGTCTTGCTATGAATGGTGATGAATTAACAGAAGGTCAACGTAGTGCTTCTACTTCAAACCGTAATTTCGAAGGTCGTCAAGGTAAAAATGGACTTACTCACCTTGTTTCGCCTGCAATGGCGGCAGCGGCATCTATTGCCGGACACTTTGTAGATATTCGAGATTGGGCATAAAGGGAACAATAATGGAAGCTTATAAAAAACATACTAGCATTGCGGCATTAATGAATCGCAGTAACGTTGATACAGACCAAATTATTCCAACGCAGTTCTTGAAAAAAGTAGAGCGTACGGGTTTTGGTATCCACCTTTTTCACGATTGGCGTTTTTTGGCCGATAATGTCACTCCTAACCCTGAATTTGAGCTTAATAAACCGGTCTTTAAAGGTGCTAAAATCTTAGTTACCGGTGATAACTTCGGTTGTGGCTCTTCGCGCGAACATGCTCCTTGGGCAATTGCTGATTACGGTTTTAATACTGTTATATCAACCAGTTTTGCTGATATTTTTTATACTAACTGTTTTAAAAATGCGCTTCTGCCCATTAGAGTAAGCAAAGATGAACTTGCTGCATTAATGGCTGAGATCTCGGCTAATGAAGGGGTTAAATTTACGGTTGATCTTGAAGCTGAAAAATTAACCACACCAGGCGGCATTGTTATTCATATTGAAGTGGATCCGTTTCGTAAAGAATCTTTATTGGGCGGTCTTGACGATATTGCTTGGACGTTAAAACACGAAGATAAAATTACTGCTTTTGAAGAAAAACAAAAACAAACTTTACCATGGTTATGGAAATAGTCGTTTTTAACTTCTAAAAAATGAGATTGATTCAAAGGCGCATTTATTGCGCCTTTTTTATTTTGGCATTGGGTAGATAACTTTAATAGAGAAAGGCAATGGAGCTGAGAAAAGATTGCTCATTAATGGATACAACATTACGTTCCTTGTCAGGGCGTAGCAATATTAAACTACTTGATAATGGTTGTCCGAGTCTGAAGGTGTAAAGCCTAAGGGCTTAATAATTCACCGTGTTTGAGGCCGCATGCATCAATCAACGACGGAAATGCTAACATCAAACCTGTCACTAACCGATGATTCTCCCTCCCACTCGCACCAATGTTTCAATTGAATACTCGCAGTACCCACTGAGATTGCTTTAAATGTAAGCGTTAGCACTCCATCTTCACCAAATTTAGGCTCTTTCGGCAGAGAATAGCGAGAATCCTGCAATGGCAAAATATGAGTCTCTGTATCTGACTTTAATTTCCAGCGGTATGGCGTAGTACGATTTTCT is a window from the Psychromonas ingrahamii 37 genome containing:
- the crcB gene encoding fluoride efflux transporter CrcB — its product is MNSMVINLALVASGGAIGATLRYLIGIGVISLFGKSFPFATLSVNIIGSLIMGCLFQLVQQETISASPWWPLVGVGFLGALTTFSTFSMDNLLLLQQGELFKAMLNIALNVVVCLFAAYVGTLLVFKS
- the lolA gene encoding outer membrane lipoprotein chaperone LolA gives rise to the protein MKKIVIVISILLTSFLSSAVSAATDSQLLKEKLAKFSFINAEFSQQVSSPEGKILDDSQGMLAISRPGKFRWEVLMPEEELIVSDGQTMWMYSPFIEQVTLLNLSDAIQGTPFILLSGANESQWADYQVNKVNDQFIVKNIAGTVQDRSFIFEFNKSSQVSKFVVIEALGQRSEFKLSHKVLSKPWVEGFFDFSIPAGVEIDDQR
- a CDS encoding AmpG family muropeptide MFS transporter: MSTTLSWKATFRSYLDKRLLWVFMLACSSGFPWVLIGSNMSGWLKDAGLTRAAIGYFGSVFTVYAFNFLWAPLIDRVKIPILYPILGQRRSWIFLCQSFILVLTLLIAGTHPATNLMLTSMLALGIAIFSATQDIAIDAYRIDTFPRQQTSKLPQAAAMAVIGWWTGYSLPGYFAFMNADGMGWNGVYYAMAVVVAILMLFTLLVGEPITEREALQQEAEGKYNKVMKSHAATWFSVTVIEPFWDFFKRNGLKVALTILLFVFLFKIGEAFLGRMSIVFYKEIGFSNEQIGHYSKLIGWGATIFFTLLGSVFNVKFGIVRGLMIGGTAMAASNLMFAWIANVGPNELLFLATILVDNFTTAFSTVAFVSFLTLLTGTAFSATQYALLASLGNLGRTTLASFSGQLIDVLNDWSTFFIITALMVIPSLIMLYSLRHFFDHVSDQHRSKKRKE
- the rnd gene encoding ribonuclease D gives rise to the protein MQFEIITTTAQLHDFIATLDGSPISLDTEFVRTRTYAANLGLLQISQNTQITLIDPIAVGDLSSFWQAIDNKNIILHASSEDLEIIRDHKGDLNFTLFDTQIACSFLNMGASLGYAKMVETLEAVIVDKGESRTDWCARPLSEKQINYAGVDVLYLQPCLEKLQQQLENKKMFPFFEQECQSVLAQKMVKQDPDKAYKLLNNLFKLDRQGLAIIKALAKWRLLTAQERNLALNFVVKADHLWLLAYYQPTSLDDLRRLNLLPNEIRIHGQQILTIMTQVISQDESTYPPLVNRLVDFPAYKSTVKSMRDKIQLCAEKYDLPLELLASKRVINEYLSWLWKLTNLQRQTANKPKLLTGWRFELIGHQFEH
- a CDS encoding replication-associated recombination protein A gives rise to the protein MKDLFEFNNDFQPLAARMRPKFFSNYIGQAHIIGAGKPLRNALENGAAHSMILWGPPGTGKTTLAELIASYCDAHVERLSAVTSGIKEIRAAIEIAQQNRTNGIRTLLFVDEVHRFNKAQQDAFLPYIEDGTILFIGATTENPSFELNNALLSRARIYLLKKLSEAEIIAVIDQACSSVDGLANKNIQFVGDVKEKLAQLVQGDARKALNYLELLADMAIDSEQSLSINLDLLKEIAGREGVSFDKKGDLFYDLISAFHKSVRGSDPDAALYWYARMLAGGCDPLYVARRLLAIASEDIGNADPRAMQIAINAWDCFARVGPYEGERAIAQAIVYCASAPKSNAVYTAFANAKQAVKDFPEYEVPLHLRNAPTKLMKELDHSLGYRYAHEEDGAFAAGEVYLPEALQGTKFYRATDRGFEKQIAAKLNYLDELNQQSNNKRY
- a CDS encoding protease inhibitor I42 family protein — encoded protein: MSKLTLMLDDTGKSFEVRRGDIITIQLKENRTTPYRWKLKSDTETHILPLQDSRYSLPKEPKFGEDGVLTLTFKAISVGTASIQLKHWCEWEGESSVSDRFDVSISVVD
- the serS gene encoding serine--tRNA ligase; the encoded protein is MLDPKFLRNDIEQTALRLASRGYTLDVELLNQLEEKRKILQITTETLQAERNSRSKEVGQAAKRGEDITPLRTEMGLLGERLDSAKEDFALLAEQIKSLAYSMPNLPHESAPLGKDESENVEILKWGEPKKFDFEVKDHVDLGEALDGLDFKSAVKISGSRFIVMRGKIAKLHRALAQYMLDLHTDHHGYTEMYVPYLVNADSLYGTGQLPKFGDDLFNTKPATEEGIGMSLIPTAEVPLTNMSRDMIYDESDLPLKLTAHTPCFRSEAGSYGRDTRGLIRQHQFDKVEMVQFVHPEKSFEALEELTGHAEQVLKNLQLPYRKVVLCTGDMGFGATKTYDLEVWLPAQDQYREISSCSNIGDFQARRLQARFRPTGAKKPELLHTLNGSGLAVGRTLVAVLENYQLEDGSIEIPQVLQQYMGGLTHIG
- the leuD gene encoding 3-isopropylmalate dehydratase small subunit: MEAYKKHTSIAALMNRSNVDTDQIIPTQFLKKVERTGFGIHLFHDWRFLADNVTPNPEFELNKPVFKGAKILVTGDNFGCGSSREHAPWAIADYGFNTVISTSFADIFYTNCFKNALLPIRVSKDELAALMAEISANEGVKFTVDLEAEKLTTPGGIVIHIEVDPFRKESLLGGLDDIAWTLKHEDKITAFEEKQKQTLPWLWK
- the leuC gene encoding 3-isopropylmalate dehydratase large subunit; this translates as MTKTMYEKIWDAHLVYEPESGSPILFVDRHLMHEVTSPQAFEGLKLQNRGVRNTHSILATMDHCVPTKGRAEISDPVAAKQIQTMAVNCKEHGINLYDMSNANNGIIHIVVPEHGFVHPGMVVCCGDSHTSTHGAFGTLAFGIGTSEVEHVMATQTLQQQKSKTLLINVEGTLSKHATAKDIALAIIGKTGTAGGTGYVIEFAGDAVVNLTMEGRMTLCNMAIEAGARAGLIAPDQKTFDFLEGKEFAPKGKDWDAALAYWKTLPSDKGADFDKVINFKAEDIAPQVTWGTSPEQVISVNGIVPAPTDFDDPIKAQACKNALEYMKIKAGQKMTDVNVDIVFLGSCTNGRIEDFRAAAEMLKGKTIAPGVQAIAVPGSYPVKEQAEAEGLDKIFLDAGWEWREPGCSMCLAMNGDELTEGQRSASTSNRNFEGRQGKNGLTHLVSPAMAAAASIAGHFVDIRDWA